CAGCGGAAGGCTCACAGCTCTACAAGGAAGGCTACTACGGGAAACCTTTAGGCATTCCTAAACCAAAAATCCCCGAATTTTCTGTACCCCTAATTTTGGATTTAATGGAGGGCGTATATCTTGCGGAACAGAAAAAAATCGCCGTCTACGAGACTCAACAGAAAAAAGCTGTAGGACTTAAAAAACTACAACAAAAAGCGCGAGAACTCTACAGTGAATTTGAAGAAAAATATGCGGTTTATCAAGATTTACGCAATAATAATTTGATTGTAACGCCAGGCATAAAGTTTGGCTGTGACTTTGCCGTCTACAAGTATGGACCAGGAGTGGAGCATGCACCGTACATGGTATCGGTAAAGCAGCAAGGCGCAGATATTTCAGCCACAGAAATCGTGAAGGCAGGGCGGTTGGCGACCACTGTTCGTAAACGTTTCATCATAGCCGTGCCCGATATTGAGGGTGACAGCGTGAAGTATCTGATTTTTAAATGGTTTAAGGCTTAGTTGGCGATTACGGTTTGGTTTTGGAATTCGTCACGTAGTTTCTGGTGCGGGTATACTTTTGAGGTTGCCAGTGAACAGCCTTCTTCTAAGGTTACATCGTCTGCAACAACTGATACGGCGGTGATTCGGGTTCTTTTGCAAGGAGACGATTTAACAACCACGTGCCTGCCGATTATGCTGTCATGAATTTCTGCGCATTCTCCAATTATTACACGATCCATTATTGCAGAGTTGGTGACTACAGCATTTTTCTCTATACGGGTAAAGTTGTCTATGCAACTGTTAACGATTCTTGCGCCATCGTCGATGTGTACATGGCGTCCGATGAGGCAGGAGCCTTCAATCTGGATTTTTTTCTGTTTGATTTTGCGGATTATTTCATCGCGGCGTTTTTCAGAATCATTGCTTTCACCCTGCACAAAAATTTGGCTGCCCTCACATAGTCTGCCGCCGAAGTCTTTTAGGGTAGAAAATCGCCCGTGGAGCAAGTTACTCATGGCTTCTAGATAATTTTTGGGTGTACCAACATCAAACCAGCTGCCTTTTAGTGTGTAACCGTAAACGGGACGTCCAGATTTAATGACGTATGGGATGAAATCGTAGCCGAAGTCGAGACGGTTTTTTTCTTTGATTATTTGTTGCACACCTTTTTCTTTGAAAATCTTGCGTACTTCAGGCGAGAGTACATAAAGGCCAGTGTTGGCAAGGTTGCTTGGGGCATCTTTGGGAAGAGGTTTTTCGACAAAATTTTGGATTCTGCCGCATTTGTCTATGTCGGCGATTCCTAAGCCTTCAACGTTTTCGACTTCACGTAGCACTATGGTTAGGCAGGATTCTTTTTCTTTGTGAAAATCCATCAGTTTCTTTACTTTTATGTCAAAAATGTTGTCGCCTTGCACTGCGAAAATGGGGTTTACCAAGTCAAAGTATTCCATGTTTATTTGTGCGGAGTCTGCACTGCCGAGGTCGTCCACGTTGGGCTGATATTTTATGTGTATACGGGGTTTAATGTTGTATCTTACTGAGAAGCCTAATCCTGACTGAAAATAATCGTATAGGTCACGATAGTTCGTGTAGCCCTTTACACCAAAGACGAAGTTTCTAACTCCCTGAGAAGCCAGCGAAAGCAGTGAAAATTCTACCAGTGGCCTGTTGAGTAGGCGCAGTGCAGCTTTGCTGGTTTCCGCTGTTAAGGGCAGAAGCCGCGTGGCTTTTCCGCCGACAGGAATTATAACTCGAAGTTTCTCTGGAGCATAACAGTCCCCAACTAGGGGTGCATAATTGTCACCCAACAGTTAACACCTCTTTTTACCTGTACTAGCCAGATTAACCATTTTAATCTATCTACACAGCAAAAAACCGCTTACTTCTGGTAAACTACTCGTCAAATAGTCGTGCACTTGTCGGTTTATTGATTATATGAAGACTTGACTTTTTGGCGGTTTTCTCTTTCTAGCAAAGTACAAGGCAGGTGCTACTATGAAGCCTGCTATAATTAGTATAAACAGGGAGTTTTCAAGTGAGCTGTCGTCTGTATTTGTAGGAGTTGGTAGAGTATTTGAGAACCAGTTAAAGGTGTTTTGGGGAGAAACATAATCATAATCCACCGTGAACGTTACTGTCAAAGTCATTTCTTCGCCGTCAGTAGCGTGTGAATAAACAATAAGCTTGTGGGTGCCCTCAGCTAAGTCATCTAAGGATGCGTCTGCCACAAAAGCTGTACCGTGTTCCAGAACGCTATCGGGGCTTGTCCAGTACAATCTGTTATCAATTCTTGTTAAATTAGTAAAGGTAACATTGGCAGTGCCATCTATGCTGTAACTGATGGATGTAACATCTGGCTTATCGGTTTCAATGTTGACGATAACTTGAAGCGGAACAGAAGAATTAGCATACACTTTTGCAGAAAGAGGAGAGGGTATTTCGATGGATGGGGGCGGAAAATAGTTTGCTTTAACCAATTGCGAGGAGGCTATTAGTGAAATTGCCAAGAGTATAATAATTGTTAACCCTAATCTGCGATTTTTCATAACTCTACCTAAGTTGATAGCTTTTCTATTTTCGGTTGATTATACAGAAAGCCAGTTATATGTACCTTGCTATGGGAGCACACAAGGGCTTCTGGCTTATCAAAACGCGAGTTTCGACCTCTTTCTAATAAAAAACAAAACAGTCACTGAGGATGCAGCAATAAACGCGATGACAATGAGCCAAAGAGAGTTTTTGAGCTGAAGGAGTCCTTCATTTTCTGTTGGAGGCAGTGTTTCTGTTTGAGAGGATGAGGGAAGTGGGGGCCAGCTAACAGTGCTGCGTGTTGGAGGCACATAAGAATAGTCCACTGTGAAATCTACGGATTTGGTCATTTCGTTACCTTCAGAATCACGTGAATAAACAGTCACTGTGTGCGTGCCCTCAGTTGAGATAGTCATAGATGTGTTTGCCCTAAACGCAGTACCCTGTACAGAGACTCCTTCTGTGCTGGTCCAGTACCACATATTCTCCTCTCTATCTATATTGGAAAGCGTAACAGGAGCTTTACCGTCTATGCTGTAACTAATACGGGTAATATCTGGCGCGTCTGGTTCAACGTTAACAACAACTTGAAGGGGAACAGGCGAGTCGGAATAGATGGCGGGGGCAGAGACAGGTAAGACAATTTCAAGTGATGGAGGCGGCAAATAGTTTGCGTTAGCCAATGGTAAGGAAGCCATTAGTGAGACTGCAAAGATTAGAACAAACAGTAACCCTGATTTTTGAGGCTTCATTGCTCCATCAAGTTTTGGTGCATCAGTTTTCAATAAAAATTTTTGCTATATCCCGTGTTTCTCAAGCTAACTCTATATATGAGTTGAGGAATTTTTGGTGAGCAAGGAGCAAACCATTTTGCATCTGGAAGAAATGAAAAAAGAAATCGAAAACCTCGTAATAACTAAAGGCTTCTACAACAAACCAGAAGACATCCCCAAAAAACTCCTCTTCGCCTTCATCGAACTAGGCGAAGCAAGTGATGCATGGAAAAAAGGAGAGCCAGAAGAAAAAATCGGCGAAGAACTCATCGACGTAATGTTTTACCTATTAGACGCAAGCCGTTTGGCGTGTCCCAGCGTGAACATGGATGAGATGTTTGTTAAAAAACTTGCTAAAAACCTTGGGCGACCTTACCAGTACGGGGAAGGACATCGCAACAAACCACCCTAACAATTTTCCTAAAATTCTAACTTAAGCCTATTCAGGTGACAGGTTAGGGTGAGATTTTGAACAACCAGAATTTTTGTGAATCTGAAGCTTGACTTGTTTGGTTCCATGTACCTACACAGATGTAGCCGCCATCGCTGGTTTGAATCGCGCGGTTAATGGTTGAATAGTAGGCGGTAATGTTTTGCTCAATTTTTAGTTGAGCTTCAAGATTGCCGTTGCTGTCGGTTTTAGCTAGCCAAGAAGTCACTCTGCTGCCATCGTCAGAGTAGATTACGCCAACAAGTACGAATCCGCCGCCTTGAGTGTTAGCAACCGAATGAATAGCGGTGACTTGAGGATATGTTTTGTTCCAAAGCATTGTCCCTTGCAGGTCAGTTTTTACTAGCCAGCCTTTTTCTGGATTTACCAAACTGCCCGCCAGAATATAGCCATCATCGTCTGTTATTACGCCTGAGCTTTCATACGAGGAAATTGCATCTCCCTGATAATCCTTTGACCATAAAAGAGTGCCGTTAAAGTCAAGCTTTGTTAACATATACTTGGTTCCGCCACCGCTTGCTTGATGACTAGCAAAGAAAATGTATCCATCATCTACAGGCTCCATTGAACTGGCTGCACCTACAGAGACTTCTTTTGAAAAAAATGCGTTGCCAGAAGCATCAGTCTTCACCAGATAACCGTGAGAAACCCCATGATAATCCCACGAAAGAGTCCAAACACCAAACAGAACATAACCATCATCTTCTGTCTGGAATAGGCTAATGAAAGCAGTGTTGGTAGCATTTGAGGGGGAAGTGTAAGTTTTTGTCCAAGTAATATTTCCGTCTGAATCAAGTTTGATTAAACAGAATTTACTATACGGAGTGTTAGGGTATATTTGGTCAGGCGAGGTTATGCCACCGATTACCGCATAGCCTCCATCGTTTGTTTGGGCGATATTGTAAAGTTTGGGTGTTAAGTCTTCGACTTGAAAGGTCTGTTGCCATTGCACATTTCCAGAGCTGTTGGTTTTAACCAGAATTGGCTGATTGTTAACAAAAACAGTTTCGTTTGAGGTGTTCTTTGAGAGTTCAGCGGTTGTTCCAAGAGCTAAATAGCCCCCATCAGAGGTTTGGATTACTTTTTCGCCGGTTATGTCGGGCAAAAAGGTTTGCCATTCTACCTGAAGCGTTTCCTCGTTGCCGTTAAACAAGGGGGTAAACAAAGCAAGCAATATGCAAACTACCGCAATAATTGCTAACAAAGTAGATAGCGTGATTACCAATTTTGACTTTTGCATAGTGAATAGGGGTTGGTGCTGTTTGCTTAAATAATTTGTCAATAGTTAAGGTCAAAAAGTTGCATCATGTTTATTTTCGCCAGTTCAATGTAACTGTTGATTATTGTGTCCTTCAATTACCCCCAATGCCAGTTTGAATGCACAAAATGCGGATTATGCTGCGGCGACACCGAGCAAAAAACAAGGCATATTCTGCTTTTAGAAGCTGAAGCAGAAGAAATCAGCCAACAAACCAGCACGCCAAAACATGATTTCTGTGAACCCATCACAGGCAAAGAACCCTACATTTACGAAATGAAAAAAACTGCGGGCAAATGCATTTTCCTAAAAAACAATCAATGCACCGTTTACGAGCTGCGTCCTCTTATCTGCAGATTCTACCCCTTTGAATTCAAGTTTTCAACCGACCAAGACTGCTACCTGTTTGAGGAAACACTGGAATGCGTCGGAATCGGCAAGGGTAAACTCATGAATAGAGCGTATTTTGAGCAGCTTTTCTTGTTGGCACAGCAGCGTTTGGGTTAGATTTGTTCCATAACGTTTGCTTGTTCGAGTATGGTACCGCAGTAGTGGCATTTTAGCATTAGAGGTTCAGGGTTTTTGACGTAAAATTTTGAGTTCACGGGTTCGCCGCTGTTGCTGATGCATGCGGGGTTTATGCATTTGATTATACCCTCAATTTTCTGGGGCAACTTTACTTCTTGTTTTGCTAGGACTTGATAGTTGCGGATTATGTTAATTGTCGCATGGGGGGCAACTAGGGCGATTTTGTTGACTTCCTGTGGGTTAATGGCTCTGCCCTCGATTTTGAGCACGTCTTTGATTTTGAAGCATTTACTTGGAACATTAATGGCTATGGTGATGGTGTGTTTTTCTTTTCCTGTTATTCCCAAAATCCGCACCACATCCAAAGCGTAGCCAGCACGTATGTGGTCAATAACGGTGCCGTCTTTGATTTTTGAAACTCTAAGTTCTTTGTCGCTCAAGCAAATTTCCCCAAACAAAGAATACTGCAAAGCATAAATTAAACTTTACAAGGGCTATGGATTTACTGTCGTAAATCGATAACGGTTGTCCCTGAGAACTTGTCAAAGTATCTGCGGAACAGAACGTTTTTGAGACGCCAACCCACCAACAAGTCAAAAGGCAGCAACGGCAAAAGCTTGCCAAAGTTACGGACTGCCGCATGGTCATAAGACATTTTTTTGCCATCTGTTCGGACAACTTTGAGTCCCACAAGGCGTTTACCTATACTTTGCCCGTTGAAGCCTTCAAGCAGAGTTGAGTAGAGCCACATTAGCCCTATGGTTACAAATATTGTTGCACTAACTACTCGCGCGATTAAGTCTCCTGATTGTATTATGAGTTCGGGAATAATTGTGATTAGAAACGTGATTGCGGTAATCAAAGATAAATCTATTATGAAAGCTGAAACACGTTTTTTTAATGAGGCTACAGAAAGCTGCGTGACTTTGCCTTGTACATCAGCGGAGTCTGCCCAGCTTGCGATGTCGTGAATGATGCGCACTGCACTTTCTCCTGCTCGGCTTAGCGTGTACTTGCCTGAGGAGGTTTGTTCGATGAAAGCGGGGAGGTTTCGCAGGTGAAAACTGAGTTTTCCAGTATCGATTGTTAGTAAGTTAAGCAAGTCGGTGAACGATAACTCACCTTTGTCACTTAGGTTCAACAGTATTTCCCGCCTTATGGGGTGGGATAGAACTGAGAGCACTCTTGTGACACTGTCTTGGTTTTCTAACATATTTATAGCCGAAAAGGTTCGTTTCGGGGGACACTATAGTGTCCTCTACTTAATATAAACACTATGAACCAATAATCTAGAACTTAAAGATTACACAAAAAAACAAAATTTCACATATTGCAATTTATTAGCACAAGCAACCTAAGTATAGGCATGTCAAATGCTGAACTCGCAGTACAAGTATTCAAACAATTAGAAAGCGAAGACTTCCGCATACTACACATCATTGAAGCCGCCATGAGCAAACGCGAGTTCGTTCCAACTCAGCAAATAAAAAAATATGCCAAACTCCCACTTGAGCGCGTAGAGTATACGTTGGGTAAGCTAAGCAAGCTGAATTTAATTTACCAGATGAGCGGCGCATACATTGGGCACACCCTAAACTACACTGGCTATGATTGTCTAGCCATAAATAATCTGGTAAAAGCAGGCGTCATCTCAGCTTTTGGGCATCCCATCGGTGTAGGAAAAGAAGCAGATGTCTATGAAGCACTCAGCCCGCAAAATGTGCCGATAGCAGTTAAATTTCACAGGTTAGGTAGAATCAGTTTCCGTCAAACAAGACGTAAACGTGGCTACATAAATGAGCATGCAGGTTGGCTTTTTCAGTCAAGGCTTGCTGCAGAGAAAGAGTTTGAAGCCCTAAAAATGCTCTACATGCAGGGTATCGCGGTTCCAGAGCCTTTGAGTCATAACCGTCATGTAATTGCTATGGGAAAAATTGAGGGCGGTGAACTTTCCAAATACAAAGACGTTGGGGACCCCAAAAAAGTTCTCAAAGAAATCTATCTAAACGTGAAAAAAGCCTACCAGAAAGCCCACATAATCCACGGAGACCTAAGCGAATACAACATCATCCTAAAACCAGAGGGGCACATCCTCATAATTGACTGGCCACAATACGTTCACATAGACCACCCTAATGCAGTTGAGCTTTTAGAGCGTGATATCAAAAACGTAGCTGTGTTTTTTAGCAGAAAATTCTCTATTTCGATAGATACACAAGAGGTTTATGATTATATTATTGGGAAAGTTGGAAGATTGAAGGGTTAATGCTTGTTTGCATCAAGCACTATGTAGAGGATGTTGTTTCCCCTTAGAAGCACATTGCCATAGTTGGTTAGCAACTGTTCTTCTTTGCATTCTGTGGCGCCTTCCAGCAGAATGTTCATGTGCCCGTCGCATTTTATCATTTTTCCTTTGTATTCACAGCCGTTCTTGAGGACTACTTCGATGTTTCCGTGCATTTGCTTGATTAAGACATTGAGCGGTTTTTTGCTCGGCTCCATCATTGATACGTGATCTCTAATAGTTGACATAAGCATATTGCAAAAACTAACGGATATAAAAGTTTTGTCCATAAAAACACTTCGTCTCTGTTTAGCTAAGGCAACAGTATTTTCCTTTGTCACAAATAGATTCTTTGAAATTCAACAATAAACACAGAACACAACCGTTGTTGTCTTCAGCGCTATATCCTCCGCGTTTATAAATAGAGATGCAAATCTGCAATTTTAGCTCCTTTACATGTACATTCATTAAAAAACATCAGCCACTTCATACACAATCAGCCAACAAACAAATACACCCAATACATGCCATATTTAACAGCACACACCACACAAACCTAACAAATTCACGTTAAAAAAAATGCCCAATGTAGTAAACACCAAAAAACAGAAAACACAAACCTTAAAACCAGAAAAAAACCATTACCAGAAAAGCAAGGGACAAAACATGAGCTTAGCAGTTGACGCACAAAACCTAACAAAACAATTTGGCAACGTTACAGCCTTAAACGGGTTGAGCTTTCAAGTTAAACCCGGAGAAATTTTTGGGTTAATTGGACCCAACGGCGCAGGAAAAACCACCACTCTGCGCATGGTGTGCACACTTATTGTTCCAACCTCAGGCACCTTAAAAATTCACGGGTTGGACACGGTTAAGCAGGCGAGTGAGGTACGCAGAATCATCAGTTACCTGCCAGAGGAGTCAGGGGCGTACCCGAATCTTTCAGGGTATGAGTACTTAGAGTTTATGGCTAAATTTTATCAAAAAGACGGAAACGTCAAAGACATGGTAAATGAAGCCGCCGGCCTCACAGGGCTTGGTGACCGCTTAAAAGATAAAGCCAAAACCTACAGCAAAGGCATGAAACGACGGCTACTGGTTGCCCGAGCCCTAATGACGCACCCAAAACTTGCGGTTCTTGATGAGCCAGCGAGCGGTTTGGATGTGCTTCACGCTTATCATGTGCGGGAAATCGTTAAACGCTACGTGAAGGATTACGGAATCACCGTGATTCTCAGTAGTCACAACATGCTTGAAGTTGAGTACCTGTGCAATCGTGTTGCTTTGGTAAATAAGGGTAAGATTGTTGTTGATGGGCAACCTAAAGAGCTCAAGGACAAGTACAGTTGCGAGAACCTCGAAGAAGTCTTCGCAAAGGTGGTTGGCTATGCTTAAGGGATTCACTACTGTTTTGCTAAAAGAACTCAAAGAGTTGATGCGGGACCCAAAAATCCTCATCGGCATGATAGTGCTACCTTTGATAATGTTTCCAGTTTTGGGGATGGTTATGGGCTATGCAGTGAGCAGCGCTCAGGAGCAGGCGCAAAAAGCAACTGTGCTTGTTGTGGATAATGATATGGGTAACTGGAGTCAAACGTTTATTGGGTATCTTAATCAAACAATGAAAACTGAAGTAATAACCAACACGTCAACACAGGATGTTTTAGACCAGAACCTGCTCAGCTACTATAATAGCAGTAATTTCATGGAGATTCCAGCAGGGTTTAGTCAAAACATGACCCAGCACATGCGAGGCAACTACGACATTACCGCAACCGTGAACATTTTTAGCACTTTTAGCGGAGGCGGCCTATTTAGTGACATAGGCTCAAGTGGCTTAACAAGCTTTGTAACCTTATTCAACCGCGCGGTTGCTCCAGATGTTGTCTTAACCGCTCAGTCAACAATTATCAAAGGACAAGTTCAAGAAGGCATCGACCCCGCCATGGTTTCAAGCCTGATGCTATCACAATCCATTGCTTTGCCCCTAACCATCATGATAATGTTAACTTATGCCATGCAGATAGCCGCGACCAGCGTAGCTATGGAAAAAGAAGAAAAAACTCTAGAAACCTTGCTCACTGCACCTGTTGATCGCTTTGCGATTTTGATGGGAAAAGTTTCTAGCACAGTAATTGTGGCAGGTGTAGCTTCAGTGGCGGTGCTTATTGGCTACTCTTACATGATTGGCTCTATTACTATGGGTGTGCCTATGTCATCAAACATTGACTTGGTGAGTTTGGGCTTAGTGCCATCTCCAGTTGGATACGCGCTTTTGGGGGTCTCCTTGTTTATGACGCTACTTTCTGCGTTGGCATTGGCGGTTATTATGTCAGCGTTTTCAGAAAATGTTCGTGGTGCACAAGCTTTGGTCGGCTATATTTACCCGTTAATCTTCATTCCAGCAATGGCACTGATGTATCTGGACATAAACACTCTGCCAATGGCAATTAAGGCACTGTTTTATGCAATCCCTTACAGTCACCCAATCATCGCATCTAAAGCAGTCATAATGGGCGACTACACAACAGTAGTACTTGGCATAGTCTATGTAGCAATCTTTACAGTGGTTATAATGTATCTTGCATCACGGCTCTTTGCAACTGAGAAAATATTGACGGCGAAGCTGAACTTCAAAAAATCAAAAAAGATACCAACCGACTAAAAGAATACACAAAAAAAGAAAACAAGACGTCTCGAAACATATTCACTAAATTTAAAAACAGAAATCCTTAATGTTATAAGGGTAAACTGCATTAGTATCATAAAAGCGGGGGAA
The Candidatus Bathyarchaeota archaeon genome window above contains:
- the endA gene encoding tRNA-intron lyase, with the translated sequence MPKTKVELIDNYLVVWDPAEGSQLYKEGYYGKPLGIPKPKIPEFSVPLILDLMEGVYLAEQKKIAVYETQQKKAVGLKKLQQKARELYSEFEEKYAVYQDLRNNNLIVTPGIKFGCDFAVYKYGPGVEHAPYMVSVKQQGADISATEIVKAGRLATTVRKRFIIAVPDIEGDSVKYLIFKWFKA
- a CDS encoding NDP-sugar synthase; this translates as MGDNYAPLVGDCYAPEKLRVIIPVGGKATRLLPLTAETSKAALRLLNRPLVEFSLLSLASQGVRNFVFGVKGYTNYRDLYDYFQSGLGFSVRYNIKPRIHIKYQPNVDDLGSADSAQINMEYFDLVNPIFAVQGDNIFDIKVKKLMDFHKEKESCLTIVLREVENVEGLGIADIDKCGRIQNFVEKPLPKDAPSNLANTGLYVLSPEVRKIFKEKGVQQIIKEKNRLDFGYDFIPYVIKSGRPVYGYTLKGSWFDVGTPKNYLEAMSNLLHGRFSTLKDFGGRLCEGSQIFVQGESNDSEKRRDEIIRKIKQKKIQIEGSCLIGRHVHIDDGARIVNSCIDNFTRIEKNAVVTNSAIMDRVIIGECAEIHDSIIGRHVVVKSSPCKRTRITAVSVVADDVTLEEGCSLATSKVYPHQKLRDEFQNQTVIAN
- a CDS encoding YkgJ family cysteine cluster protein, with protein sequence MSFNYPQCQFECTKCGLCCGDTEQKTRHILLLEAEAEEISQQTSTPKHDFCEPITGKEPYIYEMKKTAGKCIFLKNNQCTVYELRPLICRFYPFEFKFSTDQDCYLFEETLECVGIGKGKLMNRAYFEQLFLLAQQRLG
- the pyrI gene encoding aspartate carbamoyltransferase regulatory subunit yields the protein MCLSDKELRVSKIKDGTVIDHIRAGYALDVVRILGITGKEKHTITIAINVPSKCFKIKDVLKIEGRAINPQEVNKIALVAPHATINIIRNYQVLAKQEVKLPQKIEGIIKCINPACISNSGEPVNSKFYVKNPEPLMLKCHYCGTILEQANVMEQI
- a CDS encoding RDD family protein codes for the protein MLENQDSVTRVLSVLSHPIRREILLNLSDKGELSFTDLLNLLTIDTGKLSFHLRNLPAFIEQTSSGKYTLSRAGESAVRIIHDIASWADSADVQGKVTQLSVASLKKRVSAFIIDLSLITAITFLITIIPELIIQSGDLIARVVSATIFVTIGLMWLYSTLLEGFNGQSIGKRLVGLKVVRTDGKKMSYDHAAVRNFGKLLPLLPFDLLVGWRLKNVLFRRYFDKFSGTTVIDLRQ
- a CDS encoding serine/threonine protein kinase, with translation MSNAELAVQVFKQLESEDFRILHIIEAAMSKREFVPTQQIKKYAKLPLERVEYTLGKLSKLNLIYQMSGAYIGHTLNYTGYDCLAINNLVKAGVISAFGHPIGVGKEADVYEALSPQNVPIAVKFHRLGRISFRQTRRKRGYINEHAGWLFQSRLAAEKEFEALKMLYMQGIAVPEPLSHNRHVIAMGKIEGGELSKYKDVGDPKKVLKEIYLNVKKAYQKAHIIHGDLSEYNIILKPEGHILIIDWPQYVHIDHPNAVELLERDIKNVAVFFSRKFSISIDTQEVYDYIIGKVGRLKG
- a CDS encoding ribonucleoprotein — encoded protein: MSTIRDHVSMMEPSKKPLNVLIKQMHGNIEVVLKNGCEYKGKMIKCDGHMNILLEGATECKEEQLLTNYGNVLLRGNNILYIVLDANKH
- a CDS encoding ABC transporter ATP-binding protein, which produces MSLAVDAQNLTKQFGNVTALNGLSFQVKPGEIFGLIGPNGAGKTTTLRMVCTLIVPTSGTLKIHGLDTVKQASEVRRIISYLPEESGAYPNLSGYEYLEFMAKFYQKDGNVKDMVNEAAGLTGLGDRLKDKAKTYSKGMKRRLLVARALMTHPKLAVLDEPASGLDVLHAYHVREIVKRYVKDYGITVILSSHNMLEVEYLCNRVALVNKGKIVVDGQPKELKDKYSCENLEEVFAKVVGYA
- a CDS encoding ABC transporter permease encodes the protein MLKGFTTVLLKELKELMRDPKILIGMIVLPLIMFPVLGMVMGYAVSSAQEQAQKATVLVVDNDMGNWSQTFIGYLNQTMKTEVITNTSTQDVLDQNLLSYYNSSNFMEIPAGFSQNMTQHMRGNYDITATVNIFSTFSGGGLFSDIGSSGLTSFVTLFNRAVAPDVVLTAQSTIIKGQVQEGIDPAMVSSLMLSQSIALPLTIMIMLTYAMQIAATSVAMEKEEKTLETLLTAPVDRFAILMGKVSSTVIVAGVASVAVLIGYSYMIGSITMGVPMSSNIDLVSLGLVPSPVGYALLGVSLFMTLLSALALAVIMSAFSENVRGAQALVGYIYPLIFIPAMALMYLDINTLPMAIKALFYAIPYSHPIIASKAVIMGDYTTVVLGIVYVAIFTVVIMYLASRLFATEKILTAKLNFKKSKKIPTD